From Microbacterium croceum, a single genomic window includes:
- a CDS encoding heavy metal transporter, whose amino-acid sequence MNDVPQRDVPKRVRVTADLPPRRPAALTRGIALPGAPADEADAVYARALLRSQLRLALGTIAGFVLVVVAMALAIALIPEMDRMTLWDVPLSWLLQAYAFYPVILVFAILYARTAARNERRYRALRDRE is encoded by the coding sequence ATGAACGACGTCCCCCAGCGCGACGTGCCCAAGCGCGTGCGCGTGACCGCCGACCTTCCGCCGCGGAGACCCGCGGCTCTCACGCGGGGGATCGCCCTCCCCGGAGCCCCGGCGGATGAAGCGGATGCCGTCTACGCCCGTGCCCTCCTGCGCAGTCAGCTGCGGCTGGCGCTCGGCACCATCGCGGGCTTCGTGCTGGTCGTGGTGGCCATGGCGCTGGCGATCGCGCTGATCCCCGAGATGGACCGGATGACGCTCTGGGACGTGCCGCTGTCGTGGCTGCTGCAGGCGTACGCGTTCTACCCGGTCATCCTCGTCTTCGCGATCCTGTACGCCCGCACCGCTGCGCGGAACGAGCGGCGGTACCGCGCCCTGCGGGATCGCGAATGA
- a CDS encoding sodium/solute symporter: MNAVMDLAGVALVIIATLLIGVYGLKVSRTTGDFFVASRTVRPVWNASAISGEYLSAGTFLGLSGLVLLDGARGFWFPIGYAAGYLLVLVFVAAPLRRSGAYTIPDFMEARLESSAARRVTSLAVLIIGWLYIVPQLHGAGITLVVVAGLPEWVGAVTVAVLVAASVAAGGMRAITYVQAFQYWLKLTALLVPVVLIAFALSSGPHDFDPALVFPAEAGPSGFDAYESASLLLALLLGTMGLPHVLVRFYTSPTGASARRTTVIVIAMVSAFYAVSSTMGLLARIAAPDLAVPGVADTVVLLLPSRVFPGVFGELLTALIVAGAFAAFLATSAGLVVSLAGVISQDVFSGSVRSFRLSAVLCALVPLAVALLTAPAGLGSSVGVVFVIAASTLSPVVLLGVWWRGLTARGAVAGMVSGGLAAGLALLVHAAVDGVGVAAPYLAQPAAWTIPLATVVTVAVSLLDPRGASPRTDRFLARLHTPDRA, translated from the coding sequence ATGAACGCGGTCATGGACCTGGCCGGCGTGGCGCTCGTGATCATCGCGACGCTGCTCATCGGCGTCTACGGTTTGAAGGTCTCGCGCACGACCGGCGACTTCTTCGTCGCCTCTCGCACCGTGCGGCCGGTGTGGAACGCCTCGGCGATCAGCGGCGAGTACCTCTCGGCCGGCACGTTCCTCGGCCTCTCCGGACTGGTGCTGCTCGACGGCGCCCGCGGCTTCTGGTTCCCGATCGGGTATGCCGCCGGCTACCTCCTGGTGCTGGTGTTCGTCGCCGCGCCCCTGCGCCGCAGCGGCGCGTACACGATCCCCGACTTCATGGAGGCGCGGCTCGAGTCGAGCGCGGCGCGGCGGGTCACGAGCCTGGCCGTGCTCATCATCGGCTGGCTGTACATCGTGCCGCAGCTGCACGGCGCCGGCATCACCCTGGTCGTGGTCGCTGGACTGCCGGAGTGGGTGGGGGCGGTGACGGTCGCAGTGCTCGTGGCGGCATCCGTCGCGGCCGGGGGCATGCGCGCGATCACCTATGTGCAGGCCTTCCAGTACTGGCTCAAGCTCACGGCGTTGCTGGTGCCGGTCGTTCTCATCGCCTTCGCGCTCAGCAGCGGTCCGCACGACTTCGACCCCGCGCTGGTGTTCCCGGCGGAGGCAGGGCCATCCGGCTTCGACGCGTACGAATCGGCATCGCTCCTGCTCGCGCTGCTGCTGGGCACCATGGGCCTGCCGCATGTGCTGGTGCGGTTCTACACGAGCCCGACCGGGGCATCCGCTCGTCGCACGACCGTGATCGTGATCGCGATGGTGAGCGCGTTCTACGCGGTGTCGAGCACGATGGGCCTGCTGGCGCGCATCGCGGCGCCCGACCTCGCCGTGCCGGGCGTCGCCGACACGGTGGTGCTGCTGCTGCCCTCGCGGGTGTTCCCCGGTGTCTTCGGCGAGCTGCTGACGGCACTGATCGTGGCCGGGGCCTTCGCGGCGTTCCTGGCCACCTCGGCCGGGCTCGTGGTCTCGCTCGCGGGAGTGATCAGCCAGGACGTGTTCTCCGGCTCCGTGCGTTCGTTCCGGCTCTCGGCGGTGCTCTGCGCACTGGTGCCGCTCGCGGTCGCGCTGCTCACGGCTCCGGCCGGGCTCGGATCGAGCGTCGGCGTGGTCTTCGTCATCGCGGCATCCACCCTGTCCCCGGTCGTGCTGCTCGGCGTCTGGTGGCGGGGGCTGACGGCCCGCGGGGCCGTGGCCGGCATGGTGTCCGGCGGCCTCGCGGCCGGGCTCGCGCTGCTCGTGCACGCCGCGGTCGACGGCGTCGGGGTGGCCGCGCCCTACCTCGCGCAGCCGGCGGCCTGGACCATCCCGCTCGCCACCGTGGTCACGGTCGCCGTCTCACTGCTCGATCCGCGCGGGGCGTCGCCGCGCACCGACCGGTTCCTCGCGCGTCTGCACACGCCCGATCGCGCCTGA
- a CDS encoding DUF6226 family protein, whose amino-acid sequence MTTPDLFPGILAPMPDAAASAILIWPGADPGAPPRFVDGIGPFVAFARDAGADPAVLAADLFALWDFVAAHAGLLASAETADAAARFLGNAIAVVHPAATWHMTSEPEVGTSTMSIPVAGLLRTIVEHPEHREPFREMLASWPQTDRDDQELAALAHDDVAIDLVVAPAPFTRPALSIPEFVDDDGHVIDYGSRWAGGSPPEDAYSRTSHLERFAPVLTVVDALVDHLERWYVVDVDRRVDAQGTRVFRLRPTTGAAITITATAESVDIEAGALFHDIAPGCTCDACDESAVTVADHIEETLLSIAAGGLQEVFPVGQRRWLHTRIRTPDGGGRSSGGEPEPSVPPERLDAASEILAGLPGGWWPSWSLRAPRS is encoded by the coding sequence ATGACGACGCCCGACCTCTTCCCCGGCATCCTGGCGCCGATGCCGGATGCCGCCGCATCCGCCATCCTGATCTGGCCGGGCGCCGACCCGGGCGCTCCCCCGCGGTTCGTGGACGGGATCGGCCCTTTCGTGGCCTTCGCACGCGACGCCGGCGCCGACCCGGCCGTCCTCGCCGCCGACCTCTTCGCGCTGTGGGATTTCGTCGCCGCGCACGCCGGCCTCCTCGCATCCGCGGAGACGGCGGATGCGGCGGCGCGGTTCCTGGGGAACGCGATCGCCGTGGTGCATCCGGCGGCGACCTGGCACATGACGAGCGAGCCCGAGGTGGGCACCTCGACGATGTCGATCCCCGTGGCGGGGCTGCTGCGGACGATCGTGGAGCACCCCGAGCATCGCGAGCCGTTCCGGGAGATGCTCGCCTCCTGGCCGCAGACCGACCGCGATGATCAGGAGCTCGCGGCTCTCGCGCACGACGACGTCGCCATCGACCTCGTGGTCGCACCGGCGCCGTTCACCCGCCCTGCGCTCTCGATCCCGGAGTTCGTCGATGACGACGGCCACGTCATCGACTACGGGTCCCGCTGGGCCGGCGGCTCTCCGCCGGAGGACGCCTACTCGCGCACCTCGCATCTCGAGCGCTTCGCGCCGGTGCTGACCGTCGTCGACGCGCTGGTCGACCATCTCGAGCGCTGGTACGTCGTCGACGTCGACCGTCGGGTCGACGCGCAGGGGACGCGCGTCTTCCGCCTGCGGCCGACGACGGGAGCAGCGATCACGATCACCGCGACGGCCGAATCGGTCGACATCGAGGCCGGAGCCCTGTTCCACGACATCGCCCCCGGCTGCACCTGCGATGCCTGCGACGAGTCCGCCGTGACCGTGGCCGATCACATCGAGGAGACTCTGCTCTCGATCGCCGCCGGCGGGCTGCAGGAGGTGTTCCCCGTCGGTCAGCGGCGCTGGCTGCACACGCGGATCCGCACTCCGGACGGCGGGGGACGCTCGAGCGGCGGAGAACCAGAGCCGTCGGTCCCGCCGGAGCGTCTGGACGCGGCCTCGGAGATCCTCGCGGGCCTTCCCGGGGGCTGGTGGCCGTCCTGGTCGCTGCGCGCTCCCCGCAGCTGA
- a CDS encoding pirin family protein, with protein MIGPHRLVLEPREVPLGGVRGMTVLRALPHRNLPTIGAWCFLDRFGPAETRMRVEPHPHIGLQTVTWPLVGEIRHRDSLGSDADLRRGQLNLMTAGNGISHSEYSIGDDPIALDALQFWVVLPESARHGAAGFERHVDLPGLTLPADDGTDADATVVLGEFAGVSSPATVHTPIVGAEIVVPAGSRVRLPLRPEWEHAVMLVEGDVVVAEHPMPRNELLYLGDSRHEVEVSSAAGALLFLLGGEPFEDEIVMWWNFAGRTHDEIAAARADWEAESSAGAAPTRFGAVDGHEVRIPAPPLPDVRLMPRGRRI; from the coding sequence ATGATCGGCCCGCACCGGCTCGTGCTCGAGCCCCGCGAGGTGCCGCTGGGCGGAGTCCGCGGCATGACGGTCCTGCGCGCGCTGCCGCACCGCAACCTGCCGACGATCGGGGCCTGGTGCTTCCTCGACCGCTTCGGCCCCGCCGAGACGCGCATGCGTGTGGAGCCGCATCCGCACATCGGGCTGCAGACCGTGACCTGGCCGCTGGTCGGAGAGATCCGGCACCGCGACTCGCTCGGCAGCGACGCCGACCTGCGCCGCGGGCAGTTGAACCTGATGACGGCCGGGAACGGCATCTCGCACTCGGAATACTCGATCGGCGATGATCCGATCGCCCTCGATGCACTGCAGTTCTGGGTCGTGCTGCCGGAGTCCGCCCGCCACGGCGCCGCGGGCTTCGAGCGGCACGTCGACCTTCCCGGCCTGACGCTGCCCGCCGACGACGGCACGGATGCCGACGCCACGGTCGTGCTCGGAGAGTTCGCCGGCGTCTCCTCACCCGCGACCGTGCACACGCCGATCGTCGGCGCCGAGATCGTGGTTCCCGCGGGGTCGCGCGTGCGACTGCCGCTGCGGCCGGAGTGGGAGCACGCCGTGATGCTCGTCGAGGGCGATGTGGTGGTGGCGGAGCATCCGATGCCCCGCAACGAGCTGCTCTACCTGGGCGACTCGCGCCACGAGGTCGAGGTGTCGTCGGCCGCTGGCGCGCTGCTGTTCCTGCTCGGCGGCGAGCCGTTCGAGGACGAGATCGTGATGTGGTGGAACTTCGCCGGACGCACGCACGACGAGATCGCCGCCGCTCGTGCGGACTGGGAGGCCGAGTCGTCCGCCGGTGCCGCGCCGACACGGTTCGGCGCTGTCGACGGTCACGAGGTGCGCATCCCCGCCCCGCCCCTGCCCGATGTGCGGCTGATGCCCCGCGGACGGCGGATCTGA
- a CDS encoding GNAT family N-acetyltransferase: protein MTDITVTRNDDASRYEIRSDGTLAGFAEYDLRPGSIRFTHTEVDPAFQGQGLAGRLAAAALADAAASGDAIVPLCPYIARYLETHEIPGAEIRWPRTPGAVADGSAEAAGA from the coding sequence ATGACCGACATCACCGTCACCCGCAACGACGACGCATCGCGCTACGAGATCCGCTCCGACGGCACGCTCGCGGGCTTCGCGGAGTACGACCTGCGCCCCGGCTCGATCCGCTTCACCCACACCGAGGTCGATCCCGCCTTCCAGGGGCAGGGGCTCGCGGGCAGACTGGCCGCTGCCGCGCTCGCCGACGCCGCGGCATCCGGAGACGCGATCGTGCCGCTGTGCCCCTACATCGCCCGCTACCTCGAGACGCACGAGATCCCCGGCGCCGAGATCCGCTGGCCGCGCACGCCGGGTGCCGTCGCCGACGGCAGCGCCGAGGCCGCAGGCGCGTGA
- a CDS encoding RecQ family ATP-dependent DNA helicase produces MPQTPRDPYADLPYADEPYDDGWESSAPPEPMDWEPQGAGYEPPLDWGPGPATLVAPPVTSATRRATPSRYATAREALHTVFGYDEFRGEQAAIVDQVIGGGDAIVLMPTGAGKSITFQVPALVREGTGLVISPLIALMHDQVDALRANGVKAAYLNSTQSSQERAEVERAYLSGELDLIYVAPERLSNASTTALLQRGTLSVIAIDEAHCVSQWGHDFRPDYLMLGDLGERFPGVPRMALTATATRATHQEMTERLRLGDAKHFVASFDRPNIQYRIVPKVDPRKQLVAFIRSQGPSPFDKLRNPGSGTQSTSSATAPCGIVYALSRKSVEQTASYLVAQGFDALPYHAGLPAEVRAANQARFLREDGIVMVATIAFGMGIDKPDVRFVAHIDLPKSVEGYYQETGRAGRDGEPSIAWMAYGLGDVVQQRRLIDQSPGDRTFKMRMGQHLDAMLALCETVECRRQNLLGYFGQESQPCGNCDTCLEDTATFDGLVPAQKLLSTIVRLKRERNQSFGAGHLIDILRGASTERIRQQGHDTLATYGIGADLSDQDWRSVVRQLLARGILVAQGDYGTLAPGELAAGVLRGETPVPLRKDTIGRPSTPSRARKASAADALAEGDRSLFEALRVWRAETAREQGVPAYIVFGDATLRALAEHRPASLADLDGITGIGAKKREAYGDGVIAVIAAN; encoded by the coding sequence ATGCCGCAGACTCCCCGTGACCCGTACGCGGATCTGCCGTACGCCGATGAGCCCTACGACGACGGCTGGGAGTCGTCCGCGCCGCCGGAGCCGATGGACTGGGAACCACAGGGTGCCGGGTACGAACCTCCCCTCGACTGGGGTCCAGGACCTGCGACCCTGGTCGCGCCGCCCGTCACCTCCGCGACCCGTCGGGCGACCCCGAGTCGCTACGCCACGGCTCGCGAGGCGCTGCACACGGTCTTCGGCTACGACGAGTTCCGTGGCGAGCAGGCCGCCATCGTCGACCAGGTGATCGGCGGCGGCGATGCCATCGTGCTCATGCCCACCGGCGCGGGCAAGAGCATCACGTTCCAGGTGCCGGCACTCGTGCGCGAAGGCACGGGGCTCGTGATCAGCCCGCTCATCGCCTTGATGCACGACCAGGTCGACGCGCTGCGAGCCAACGGTGTGAAGGCCGCGTATCTGAACTCGACGCAATCCTCGCAGGAGCGCGCCGAAGTCGAGCGCGCCTACCTCTCCGGCGAGCTCGATCTGATCTATGTCGCTCCGGAGCGGTTGTCGAACGCGTCGACCACGGCGCTGCTGCAGCGCGGAACGCTCAGCGTGATCGCGATCGACGAGGCGCACTGCGTGTCGCAGTGGGGCCACGACTTCCGTCCCGACTACCTGATGCTCGGCGACCTGGGGGAGCGCTTCCCCGGTGTCCCGCGCATGGCCCTCACTGCGACCGCGACCCGCGCCACGCACCAGGAGATGACCGAGCGCCTGCGTCTCGGCGATGCGAAGCACTTCGTGGCGAGCTTCGACCGCCCGAACATCCAGTACCGCATCGTGCCCAAGGTCGATCCGCGCAAGCAGCTCGTCGCCTTCATCCGCTCGCAGGGCCCTTCGCCCTTCGACAAGCTCAGGAACCCAGGCTCGGGCACCCAGTCGACAAGCTCTGCGACCGCGCCGTGCGGCATCGTCTACGCCCTCAGCCGCAAGTCGGTCGAGCAGACGGCGAGCTATCTCGTCGCCCAGGGGTTCGACGCGCTGCCGTATCACGCGGGTCTTCCGGCCGAGGTCCGTGCCGCGAATCAGGCGCGGTTCCTCCGCGAAGACGGCATCGTGATGGTCGCCACCATCGCGTTCGGCATGGGCATCGACAAGCCCGACGTGCGGTTCGTGGCGCACATCGACCTCCCGAAGTCCGTCGAGGGCTACTACCAGGAGACCGGTCGCGCCGGCCGCGACGGTGAGCCGTCGATCGCCTGGATGGCCTACGGACTCGGCGATGTCGTGCAGCAGCGCCGCCTCATCGACCAGAGCCCCGGCGACCGCACGTTCAAGATGCGGATGGGGCAGCACCTCGACGCGATGCTCGCCCTGTGCGAGACGGTGGAGTGCCGTCGGCAGAACCTGCTCGGCTACTTCGGCCAGGAGTCGCAGCCGTGCGGCAACTGCGACACGTGCCTGGAAGACACGGCGACCTTCGACGGGCTCGTGCCCGCCCAGAAGCTGCTGTCGACGATCGTGCGTCTGAAGCGCGAGCGCAATCAGTCCTTCGGCGCCGGGCACCTGATCGACATCCTGCGCGGGGCGTCGACCGAGCGCATCCGCCAGCAGGGGCACGACACGCTCGCCACCTACGGCATCGGCGCCGACCTCTCCGATCAGGACTGGCGCAGCGTCGTGCGGCAGTTGCTGGCCCGCGGCATCCTCGTCGCCCAGGGCGACTACGGCACCCTCGCGCCCGGCGAGCTGGCGGCCGGAGTGCTGCGCGGTGAGACTCCCGTGCCCCTGCGCAAGGACACGATCGGTCGTCCGAGCACCCCGTCGCGCGCCCGCAAAGCCTCGGCCGCCGATGCGCTCGCCGAGGGCGACCGGTCGCTGTTCGAGGCGCTGCGCGTGTGGCGCGCCGAGACCGCGCGCGAGCAGGGCGTGCCCGCCTACATCGTGTTCGGCGATGCGACACTGCGTGCGCTGGCCGAGCATCGTCCGGCATCCCTCGCCGACCTCGACGGCATCACCGGCATCGGGGCGAAGAAGCGCGAGGCCTACGGTGACGGCGTGATCGCGGTGATCGCCGCGAACTGA
- a CDS encoding acyl-CoA dehydrogenase family protein, with protein sequence MVDAAVRSSATPTPSNDAPHTPHIDVAKVNDLLMGTWGDTRRQAREMIKDSAFWRQDELGKDEHRERVLSQLHLLVDNKAVHRAFPKWLGGEEDNGANIAGFEELVVADPSLQIKSGVQWGLFGSAILQLGTREHHEKWLPGVMDLSIPGAFAMTEIGHGSDVASAGTTATYDPETEEFVIHTPFRGATKEYLGNAALHGIAATVFAQLITNGVSHGVHCFYVPLRGEDGVDLPGIGREDDGLKGGLNGIDNGRLSFDHVRIPRTNLLNRYGDVAPDGTYSSAIDSPGRRFFTMLGTLVQGRVSLDGAASWASALGLDIAITYATQRRQFDGADGEEVVLLDYGKHQRRLLPRLATTYAQIFAHDEFLQKFDGVFSGRTDTPADREDLETLAAALKPLSTWHALDTLQEAREACGGAGFMFENRLVGLRADLDIYVTFEGDNNVLLQLVGKRLLTDYANQFRGKDAAALAKFAVGQTAGKVFHGAGLRQFGQAVADFGQVSRSVENGLREGQQHELLADRVQQMVADIAGRLRAGAKDKSLGARLFNENQAELIEAARAHGELLQWEAFTDAIHGMEDGESKQVLTWLRDLFGLQLIEKHLAWHLINGRLSTQRAAAVSSYIDRLCARLRPHALDLVKAFGYEPEHVRAPIASGAEQERQDEARAYYADLAASGNAPIQEKALKKRKR encoded by the coding sequence ATGGTCGACGCCGCTGTCCGTTCTTCCGCGACACCCACCCCGTCGAACGATGCTCCGCACACGCCGCACATCGACGTGGCGAAGGTCAACGATCTCCTGATGGGCACCTGGGGCGACACCCGCCGCCAGGCCCGCGAGATGATCAAGGACTCCGCGTTCTGGCGTCAGGACGAGCTCGGCAAGGACGAGCACCGCGAGCGCGTGCTGAGCCAGCTCCACCTTCTGGTCGACAACAAGGCCGTGCACCGCGCCTTCCCGAAGTGGCTCGGCGGTGAGGAGGACAACGGCGCCAACATCGCCGGTTTCGAGGAGCTGGTCGTGGCCGACCCGAGCCTGCAGATCAAGTCGGGTGTGCAGTGGGGCCTGTTCGGCTCCGCGATCCTGCAGCTCGGCACCAGGGAGCACCACGAGAAGTGGCTGCCCGGAGTGATGGACCTTTCGATCCCCGGTGCCTTCGCGATGACCGAGATCGGACACGGATCCGACGTGGCATCCGCCGGCACCACCGCGACCTATGACCCCGAGACAGAGGAATTCGTCATCCACACCCCCTTCCGCGGGGCGACGAAGGAGTACCTCGGCAATGCGGCCCTGCACGGCATCGCGGCGACGGTGTTCGCGCAGCTGATCACCAACGGCGTGAGCCACGGCGTGCACTGCTTCTACGTGCCGCTGCGCGGTGAAGACGGCGTCGACCTGCCCGGAATCGGCCGTGAGGATGACGGCCTGAAGGGCGGCCTGAACGGCATCGACAACGGGCGTCTGTCGTTCGACCACGTCCGCATCCCTCGCACCAACCTGCTCAACCGCTACGGGGACGTCGCTCCCGACGGCACCTACTCCAGCGCGATCGACAGTCCTGGGCGCCGCTTCTTCACGATGCTCGGCACCCTGGTTCAGGGGCGCGTCTCGCTCGACGGTGCCGCCTCGTGGGCATCCGCTCTCGGGCTCGACATCGCGATCACCTACGCCACCCAGCGCCGCCAGTTCGACGGCGCCGACGGCGAAGAGGTCGTGCTGCTCGACTACGGCAAGCACCAGCGCCGCCTGCTCCCGCGGCTCGCGACCACCTACGCCCAGATCTTCGCGCACGACGAGTTCCTGCAGAAGTTCGACGGCGTCTTCTCCGGCCGCACCGACACTCCGGCCGACCGTGAGGATCTCGAGACGCTCGCGGCCGCGCTCAAGCCGTTGTCGACCTGGCATGCGCTCGACACGCTGCAGGAGGCGCGTGAGGCCTGCGGCGGCGCCGGCTTCATGTTCGAGAACCGTCTGGTGGGCCTGCGCGCCGACCTCGACATCTACGTCACGTTCGAGGGTGACAACAACGTGCTGCTGCAGCTGGTGGGCAAGCGGCTGCTCACCGACTACGCGAACCAGTTCCGTGGCAAGGATGCGGCTGCGCTCGCCAAGTTCGCGGTCGGGCAGACCGCGGGCAAGGTGTTCCACGGAGCCGGCCTGCGTCAGTTCGGGCAGGCGGTCGCCGATTTCGGTCAGGTCTCGCGCTCGGTCGAGAACGGTCTGCGTGAGGGGCAGCAGCATGAACTGCTCGCCGACCGCGTGCAGCAGATGGTCGCCGACATCGCCGGTCGCCTGCGTGCCGGCGCGAAGGACAAATCGCTCGGCGCCCGGCTGTTCAACGAGAACCAGGCCGAGCTCATCGAGGCTGCTCGTGCGCACGGGGAGCTGCTGCAGTGGGAGGCGTTCACCGACGCCATCCACGGCATGGAAGACGGCGAGAGCAAGCAGGTGCTCACCTGGCTGCGCGACCTGTTCGGTCTGCAGCTGATCGAGAAGCACCTGGCTTGGCACCTCATCAACGGACGGCTGTCGACGCAGCGCGCCGCGGCGGTGTCGAGCTACATCGACCGCCTCTGCGCCCGTCTGCGCCCGCACGCGCTCGACCTCGTGAAGGCCTTCGGCTACGAGCCCGAGCATGTGCGTGCACCCATCGCCTCCGGTGCCGAGCAGGAGCGTCAGGACGAGGCCCGCGCGTACTACGCCGACCTCGCGGCCTCCGGCAACGCTCCGATCCAGGAGAAGGCGCTCAAGAAGCGGAAGCGCTGA
- a CDS encoding NAD(P)-dependent alcohol dehydrogenase has product MSTVHAYAAPSEAAPLERTTIERRDLGPRDVLIDIAFAGICHSDIHTVRGDWGPQSYPLAPGHEITGTVAAVGAEVSSFAIGDRVGVGCMVNSCGRCRNCARGLEQFCVEGAVMTYGGTDRDGTITQGGYSEQVVVTEAFVLRIPDALPLDAAAPLLCAGITTYSPLRHWNVGPGTRVAVVGLGGLGHMGVQIAHALGAEVTVLSQTLSKQDDGLRLGADRYFATSDRATFRELRSSFDVILNTVSAVLDMRSYLSLLDVDGTMICVGAPAEPLAVGVSSLIGGRRSLAGSNIGGIAETQEMLDFCAEHGIASEIEVISASGINDAYERVLASDVRYRFVIDAATISE; this is encoded by the coding sequence ATGAGCACTGTCCACGCCTACGCCGCACCGAGCGAGGCTGCACCGCTGGAGCGCACCACGATCGAGCGTCGGGACCTCGGCCCGCGAGACGTCCTGATCGACATCGCGTTCGCCGGCATCTGCCACTCCGACATCCACACCGTCCGCGGCGACTGGGGTCCGCAGAGCTACCCGCTCGCGCCGGGACACGAGATCACGGGTACTGTCGCAGCGGTCGGCGCCGAGGTGTCGTCGTTTGCGATCGGCGACCGGGTCGGCGTCGGCTGCATGGTGAACTCCTGCGGTCGGTGCCGCAACTGCGCGCGCGGACTCGAGCAGTTCTGCGTCGAGGGCGCCGTGATGACCTACGGCGGCACCGACCGTGACGGCACCATCACGCAGGGCGGCTACTCCGAGCAGGTCGTCGTGACCGAGGCCTTCGTGCTGCGGATCCCCGATGCGCTCCCACTCGACGCCGCCGCGCCGCTGCTGTGCGCCGGCATCACCACGTACTCGCCGCTGCGGCACTGGAACGTCGGGCCGGGCACCCGCGTCGCGGTCGTCGGTCTCGGGGGCCTGGGGCACATGGGCGTGCAGATCGCCCATGCACTCGGTGCCGAGGTGACGGTGCTCTCGCAGACCCTCAGCAAGCAGGACGACGGTCTCCGCCTCGGTGCCGATCGGTACTTCGCCACGAGCGACCGCGCGACGTTCCGCGAGCTGAGGTCCTCGTTCGACGTGATCCTGAACACCGTGAGCGCCGTGCTCGACATGCGCTCCTACCTGAGCCTGCTCGACGTCGACGGCACGATGATCTGCGTCGGTGCGCCGGCCGAGCCGCTCGCGGTGGGGGTCTCTTCGCTGATCGGCGGACGCCGGTCGCTGGCGGGGTCGAACATCGGCGGGATCGCGGAGACCCAGGAGATGCTCGATTTCTGCGCCGAGCACGGCATCGCGTCCGAGATCGAGGTCATCTCCGCGTCCGGCATCAACGACGCCTACGAGCGGGTGCTCGCGTCGGACGTCCGGTACCGCTTCGTGATCGACGCCGCGACCATCAGCGAGTGA
- a CDS encoding DNA-3-methyladenine glycosylase I, producing MTSVITGPDERARCAWVGDDAEYRRYHDEEWGTPLHGDRALFEKMALEGFQAGLSWITILRKRPHFREVFCGFEPEAVAEFDEGDVERLMGDAGIVRNRAKIEATIGNAQIVRGMAEGELDALMWSFAPPAASRPATMGEVPAVTPESTAMSKELRRRGFRFVGPTTMYALMQSAGMVDDHIQGCWRG from the coding sequence ATGACCTCCGTGATCACCGGTCCCGACGAACGCGCTCGCTGCGCGTGGGTCGGCGACGATGCCGAGTACCGCCGCTACCACGACGAGGAGTGGGGCACCCCGCTGCACGGCGACCGTGCGCTGTTCGAGAAGATGGCGCTCGAGGGCTTCCAGGCGGGGCTGTCGTGGATCACGATCCTGCGCAAGCGCCCCCACTTCCGAGAGGTGTTCTGCGGATTCGAGCCCGAGGCCGTCGCCGAGTTCGACGAGGGCGACGTGGAGCGTCTGATGGGTGATGCGGGGATCGTCCGCAACCGCGCCAAGATCGAGGCGACGATCGGCAATGCGCAGATCGTCCGGGGCATGGCCGAGGGAGAGCTCGACGCCCTGATGTGGTCGTTCGCCCCTCCGGCAGCGTCCCGGCCCGCGACGATGGGGGAGGTGCCTGCGGTCACGCCCGAGTCGACCGCGATGAGCAAGGAGCTGCGGCGCCGGGGGTTCCGTTTCGTCGGGCCCACCACGATGTACGCCCTGATGCAGTCGGCCGGAATGGTCGACGACCACATCCAGGGCTGCTGGCGAGGCTGA